A single genomic interval of Metamycoplasma salivarium harbors:
- a CDS encoding DEAD/DEAH box helicase family protein, translating into MKLTSTQQNAVNELVNEFNLNDKNIVYFKAPTGSGKTFMIANVINDITKKYFGEKLLFVIATLSSAELPKQMENNLNYYKHYLDFGAYLNIEKVDSPSNSKTRNKSDATYSIIAEKNKVLVFGTSSFGKNKIFTEEGVFDAFIDQIKNEEYKLVYIRDEAHYGGETNTAKSKYLDLYNDNIENNKQIASIKDKAIKFEAKMQQIAQYVIKMTATPNNKQFKQIVITDKDLEQDNIKLLKPNYCQNEDIKSLNADILSNKDILEIACTKFKEIKSKYIDKINEPSLIGINPAMLIQVRNKHTSEITDNQFDEEINQIISILKNKGLTYAIYFGDDKSSNKFELTNIREKIDLKSISQNNSDIDVIIFKIGPATGWNIPRACMLVQLRNVSSDTLNVQTIGRIRRNPNPSFPDDELMKINPNSISKNYYVYSNYEKSNREWSYYILQDKFKQDIEDFKFYNGQINRNILKETANNEKYNHEILALIDKKQILNYIHDELENEYNKTHKLIATKEQIKDNNGNYVEREKKFLRNAIELEMYINEMYKIHQNYISKTTINNINSAIDKWWNILDNDNEKYSRNLIWYVIFKCYLNDVKKLHKKAIDIRKKENQGLQEFELIDVKKLPSNSYQWNTSNFIDMLDSSDIKTTEKELNYAYVNSDNKSNKHYLDSNPEQFLLNKIKDEFKELYVDYIDEPNKFNEEVKIWTKNPTLHGINYEYYENEYEIKNSFPDIIIKYKTHQLIIEVKQDNDDHSNNNKIDNLLNAYKKYIDEKRETLVSDDLTLSVALVSPSPNEKVRFKGYSTKQEINEYLNGHKESSFHTFFKKIQTYTK; encoded by the coding sequence ATGAAACTAACTAGTACACAACAAAATGCAGTTAATGAATTAGTTAATGAATTTAATTTGAACGACAAAAATATTGTTTATTTTAAAGCGCCAACAGGCTCGGGTAAGACATTTATGATCGCAAATGTTATTAATGACATTACAAAAAAATATTTTGGTGAAAAATTATTATTTGTAATTGCAACATTATCATCTGCTGAACTTCCAAAACAAATGGAAAATAATCTAAATTACTATAAGCATTATCTTGATTTTGGTGCATATCTAAATATAGAAAAAGTTGATTCTCCTTCAAATTCTAAAACTAGAAATAAGTCTGATGCGACTTATTCAATTATTGCAGAGAAAAATAAAGTGTTAGTTTTTGGCACATCATCTTTTGGTAAAAACAAAATTTTCACTGAAGAAGGTGTATTTGATGCATTTATTGATCAAATTAAAAATGAAGAATATAAACTTGTTTATATCAGAGATGAAGCACATTATGGTGGTGAAACTAATACTGCAAAATCAAAATATCTTGATTTATATAATGATAATATAGAAAATAACAAACAAATTGCATCTATAAAAGACAAGGCAATTAAATTTGAAGCCAAAATGCAACAAATTGCACAATATGTTATTAAAATGACAGCAACACCAAATAACAAGCAATTTAAACAAATTGTTATTACTGATAAAGATTTAGAGCAAGACAACATTAAACTTTTAAAACCAAATTATTGTCAAAATGAGGATATTAAAAGTTTAAATGCTGATATTCTTTCAAACAAAGATATTTTGGAAATCGCCTGCACTAAATTCAAAGAAATTAAATCAAAATATATTGATAAAATAAATGAGCCTTCATTAATCGGTATAAATCCTGCAATGCTAATTCAAGTTAGAAATAAACATACTAGCGAAATAACAGATAATCAATTTGATGAGGAAATAAATCAAATTATTTCAATACTTAAAAATAAAGGATTAACTTATGCAATTTACTTTGGCGATGATAAATCCTCAAACAAATTTGAACTAACAAATATTAGAGAAAAAATTGACTTAAAATCAATTTCACAAAATAATTCTGATATTGATGTCATTATTTTTAAAATTGGACCTGCTACTGGTTGAAATATCCCAAGAGCTTGTATGCTAGTGCAACTTAGAAATGTTTCATCGGATACTTTAAATGTGCAAACAATCGGAAGAATTAGGAGAAACCCTAATCCAAGCTTTCCAGATGATGAGCTTATGAAAATAAACCCAAATTCAATTTCTAAAAATTATTATGTTTATTCGAACTATGAAAAAAGTAATCGAGAATGAAGTTACTATATATTGCAAGATAAATTTAAACAAGATATTGAAGATTTTAAATTTTACAATGGTCAAATAAATAGGAATATTCTAAAAGAAACTGCGAATAATGAAAAATATAATCATGAAATTCTTGCATTAATTGACAAAAAACAAATTTTAAATTATATTCATGACGAATTAGAAAATGAATACAATAAAACACATAAATTAATCGCCACAAAAGAGCAAATTAAAGATAATAATGGAAATTATGTTGAAAGAGAAAAAAAGTTTTTAAGAAATGCTATCGAATTAGAAATGTATATAAATGAAATGTATAAAATCCATCAAAACTATATAAGTAAAACGACAATTAATAATATTAACTCTGCAATTGATAAATGGTGAAATATATTAGACAATGATAATGAGAAATATTCAAGAAATCTAATTTGATATGTTATTTTTAAATGTTATTTAAATGACGTTAAAAAACTGCATAAAAAAGCAATAGATATTAGAAAAAAAGAAAATCAAGGCTTGCAAGAATTTGAACTTATCGATGTTAAAAAGCTTCCATCTAATTCATATCAATGAAATACAAGCAACTTTATAGATATGTTAGATAGTAGCGATATTAAAACAACTGAAAAAGAGCTTAATTACGCATATGTAAATAGTGACAATAAAAGCAATAAGCATTATTTAGATAGTAATCCCGAACAGTTCTTATTAAATAAAATAAAAGATGAGTTTAAAGAATTATATGTAGACTACATTGACGAACCTAATAAATTTAATGAAGAAGTAAAAATTTGAACCAAGAATCCTACACTTCACGGTATTAATTATGAATATTATGAAAATGAATATGAAATCAAAAATTCATTTCCTGACATTATAATTAAATATAAAACGCATCAACTAATTATAGAAGTAAAGCAAGATAATGATGACCATAGCAATAATAATAAAATTGATAATTTACTGAATGCATATAAAAAATACATTGATGAAAAAAGAGAAACATTAGTATCAGATGATTTAACTTTATCAGTTGCCTTAGTAAGCCCTTCTCCTAATGAAAAGGTTAGATTTAAAGGTTATTCAACAAAACAAGAAATTAATGAATATTTAAACGGTCACAAAGAGTCTTCTTTCCATACATTTTTTAAAAAAATCCAAACTTATACAAAATAA
- a CDS encoding MAGa7180 family putative nuclease, with the protein MDFLSLFNEKFKKRTLYNGSQYTLDYQTKELVLSLEFHQTLLKNKGKWGGFKKIFATNLGDILNVDTFSSPFAAFCKLFNLTLPMLDDKYVYAGKVLEPKVLDAVENKIKFPVQRLNDVAEYDYFKDNPQFGGIPDGFIKEKNFVVEIKTTNVKNYQNWVKFSPPIKYIKQTQLYAYLMNATKFSIVGLFLEDEDYEHPELLNISKRHLKNFDFSLNITQAKDDIQKALDWYEKYTSLGKSPKWNEMLDADFLEFVACHNEEEWKNLFLKWAYEGKVSLHDE; encoded by the coding sequence ATGGATTTTTTAAGTCTTTTCAATGAAAAATTTAAAAAAAGAACTTTGTATAATGGCAGTCAATATACCTTAGACTATCAAACAAAAGAATTAGTATTATCTCTGGAGTTTCATCAAACATTACTTAAAAATAAGGGTAAATGAGGTGGATTTAAAAAAATTTTTGCAACAAATTTAGGAGATATTTTGAATGTTGACACTTTTAGTTCACCTTTTGCTGCTTTTTGCAAATTATTCAATTTAACATTGCCTATGCTTGATGATAAATATGTTTATGCTGGTAAAGTTTTGGAGCCAAAAGTTTTAGATGCAGTTGAAAATAAAATTAAATTTCCAGTTCAAAGACTAAATGATGTTGCTGAATATGATTATTTTAAAGACAACCCACAATTTGGTGGAATTCCTGATGGTTTTATTAAGGAAAAAAACTTTGTTGTTGAAATAAAAACCACTAATGTTAAAAACTATCAAAATTGAGTGAAATTTTCTCCACCAATTAAGTATATTAAGCAAACACAACTATATGCTTATCTAATGAACGCAACAAAGTTTTCTATTGTTGGTTTGTTTTTAGAAGATGAAGATTATGAGCATCCTGAACTGTTAAACATTTCAAAGAGACATTTAAAAAACTTTGACTTTTCATTAAATATTACTCAAGCAAAAGATGACATTCAAAAAGCATTAGATTGATATGAAAAATATACTAGTTTAGGTAAGAGTCCTAAATGAAATGAAATGCTAGATGCAGATTTTTTAGAATTTGTTGCATGTCATAATGAAGAGGAATGAAAAAATTTATTTTTAAAATGAGCATATGAAGGAAAGGTGTCTTTACATGATGAATAA
- a CDS encoding helix-turn-helix domain-containing protein, which translates to MANLIKCTHYKTELHADNFSNEVKYLLRNLEMTQKELAMRLGVSVKHINSILKNTINDIPASVLEGLEYVFRLPAGLLSKVYNEYNNQRIVNTVENIDQVMNTYGLSFLIKHHELSLPFGILIDNEMEKYMRLMELKRFYGVSKLEDYHQYLMDHALAESKKYVDKKNVYIWIRFCELSIEGINNKKTLGIFRNGSFKSVIKKVLTIMSEETDNFQTKIVKLKDFLGTKGIILVTRPFIEECIIRGITLKKGAKRYIFLSDMYHSEPFIFFGLLHELIHCYFPQYTEDAIDKQVMKEYFKWEHSSPTKYKAIYEAILAYEVVHSNENNESIDLTKQQLFYLIQQKYEVVTFDDNEGEHE; encoded by the coding sequence ATGGCAAATTTAATCAAATGTACACATTATAAGACCGAACTACACGCTGATAATTTTTCAAATGAAGTCAAATACCTACTAAGAAATTTGGAAATGACACAAAAAGAACTAGCAATGCGTTTGGGAGTTAGTGTTAAACATATTAATTCAATTTTAAAAAACACTATAAATGATATTCCTGCATCAGTTTTAGAAGGACTAGAATATGTATTTAGACTTCCTGCTGGATTGCTTAGTAAGGTTTATAATGAATACAACAACCAAAGAATTGTAAATACTGTTGAAAATATAGATCAAGTAATGAATACATATGGTCTTAGTTTTTTAATTAAACACCATGAACTTTCGTTACCTTTTGGTATTTTAATTGATAATGAAATGGAAAAATATATGAGACTTATGGAACTTAAAAGGTTTTATGGGGTTTCAAAACTTGAAGATTATCATCAATATTTAATGGACCATGCACTTGCTGAATCAAAAAAATATGTTGACAAAAAAAATGTTTACATTTGGATTAGATTTTGTGAACTTTCTATTGAAGGAATTAATAACAAAAAAACTTTAGGAATTTTTAGAAATGGTTCTTTTAAATCTGTTATTAAAAAAGTTTTAACTATTATGAGTGAAGAAACTGACAATTTTCAAACTAAAATTGTCAAACTAAAAGATTTTTTAGGAACCAAAGGAATTATTTTAGTTACAAGACCTTTTATTGAAGAATGTATTATTAGAGGAATTACCTTAAAAAAAGGCGCCAAAAGATATATATTTTTATCAGATATGTATCATTCTGAACCCTTTATTTTCTTTGGACTTTTACATGAATTAATACATTGTTATTTTCCACAATATACTGAAGATGCAATTGACAAGCAAGTTATGAAGGAATATTTTAAATGAGAACATTCATCTCCAACAAAATATAAAGCTATTTATGAAGCTATTTTAGCTTATGAAGTTGTTCACTCAAATGAAAATAATGAATCCATTGATTTAACAAAACAACAATTATTTTATTTAATTCAACAAAAATATGAAGTTGTAACATTTGATGACAATGAAGGAGAACATGAATAA
- the rpsO gene encoding 30S ribosomal protein S15, producing MVSKQRKAELVKKFGRNAKDTGYAPVQIAILTEEIEDLKVHFANNKKDLHSMRGFIAKVNHRKDLLSYLKDTDYVLYEKTIKELNIRK from the coding sequence ATGGTTAGTAAACAAAGAAAAGCTGAACTTGTAAAAAAATTCGGTAGAAACGCAAAAGATACTGGATATGCGCCTGTTCAAATCGCTATTTTAACTGAAGAAATTGAAGATTTAAAAGTTCATTTTGCAAATAACAAAAAAGATCTTCATTCAATGCGCGGTTTTATTGCTAAAGTTAATCACCGTAAGGATTTATTATCATATCTAAAAGATACTGATTATGTTCTTTATGAAAAAACTATTAAAGAATTAAACATTAGAAAATAG
- the ileS gene encoding isoleucine--tRNA ligase — MEENKKDYKNTLLMPQTEFSMKADLVKKQDEYIKNWKQNKIYQKVLEKNKGNKPFVLHDGPPYANGNIHVGHALNKILKDIVVRFRSMQGYFSPYVAGWDTHGLPIEHKMLSENKKQAKDFSVTELRKACHDYALSQVNHQISQFKKLALLTDFKDIYLTLDKNVEMWQLKLFQKMVNDKLIYRDLKPVYWSPSSQSALAEAEVEYAEHISPSITVAFEINNGNKYVAKGDYVLIWTTTPWTLIANAAAAISEKFDYVLVEVNKKRYVLAKELLENVAKDCKWEQYKILKTLKGKDLINLTYISPINKNICPMVFGHHVTLDTGTGIVHIAPLFGEDDFIIGNKFNLNKIMHINDDGTINEKGLSYKDMFYEDANPKIGKYLEENGLLLSFKRLKHQYPHDWRTHLPIMYRATPQWFVSLAPIKDKLQKAIKTIKTYNEWSEKRLSLMLENRESWCISRQRKWGVPIIIFYDKNKKPVFNNEIFDYVIDLVAKHGSDIWYEKPANELLPKKFRGLGFSKENDIMDVWFDSGSTSISIKPSGLEAPFDLYLEGSDQYRGWFNSSLINSVAWRNKSPFKALVSHGFVLDGKGNKMSKSKGNVVDPLDVINKYGADILRMWVANSEYTSDVSIDDKIIQQNIEIYRKIRNTIKFMLGGLNDYTYQEIKLDSVHELMYERILKLENTLLKFYEEYKFLNIIKEINNFIIDFSGYYISITKDILYLESKNSNERLQVQFIFYKLTELLIKALAPILPITCEEIYSYFPAKNKVESIHLLNFLKHNEIKTTLEEKWAEFFALKDEIYRLIEQKIQSQEIKRQNEAEIFVNSKSSFIKSLDLVKLLMVAKVNFANINKVQKLENSYKCLRCWNHFEAKDFDKNLEICMRCKKVINGK, encoded by the coding sequence ATGGAAGAGAATAAAAAAGATTATAAAAATACTTTGTTAATGCCTCAAACTGAATTTTCAATGAAAGCAGATTTAGTTAAAAAGCAAGATGAATATATCAAAAATTGAAAACAAAATAAAATTTATCAAAAAGTATTAGAAAAAAACAAAGGTAACAAACCTTTTGTTTTGCATGATGGGCCTCCATATGCAAATGGTAACATTCATGTTGGCCATGCACTTAATAAAATTTTAAAAGACATTGTTGTTAGATTTAGAAGTATGCAAGGCTATTTTTCACCATATGTTGCTGGTTGAGATACTCATGGTCTTCCAATCGAACATAAAATGCTATCTGAAAATAAAAAACAAGCAAAAGATTTTTCTGTAACCGAACTTAGAAAAGCATGTCATGATTATGCTTTGAGTCAAGTAAATCACCAAATTTCTCAATTTAAGAAATTAGCGTTGCTAACTGATTTTAAAGACATATATTTAACATTAGATAAAAATGTTGAAATGTGACAATTAAAACTTTTTCAAAAAATGGTTAATGATAAATTAATTTATCGTGATTTAAAACCTGTTTATTGAAGTCCTTCTTCTCAATCAGCTTTGGCTGAAGCTGAAGTTGAATATGCAGAACATATATCTCCTTCAATTACTGTTGCCTTTGAAATTAACAATGGTAATAAGTATGTTGCAAAAGGTGATTATGTTTTAATATGAACCACAACTCCTTGAACTTTAATTGCTAATGCTGCAGCTGCTATTAGTGAAAAATTTGATTATGTCTTAGTTGAAGTTAATAAAAAAAGATATGTTTTAGCAAAAGAATTATTAGAAAATGTTGCTAAAGATTGTAAATGAGAACAATATAAAATTTTAAAAACATTAAAAGGCAAAGATTTAATTAATTTAACTTACATAAGTCCAATTAATAAAAATATATGTCCTATGGTTTTTGGACATCATGTTACATTAGATACAGGTACCGGGATAGTTCACATTGCACCTTTATTTGGTGAAGATGACTTTATTATTGGTAATAAATTTAACCTTAATAAAATAATGCATATTAACGATGATGGAACAATCAATGAAAAAGGTCTTTCATATAAGGATATGTTTTATGAAGATGCTAATCCTAAAATCGGTAAGTATCTAGAAGAAAATGGTTTGCTTTTATCATTTAAGAGATTAAAACACCAATATCCTCATGATTGAAGAACACATTTACCAATTATGTATCGTGCAACTCCTCAATGATTTGTTTCACTAGCACCTATTAAAGATAAACTTCAAAAAGCTATTAAAACCATTAAAACTTATAACGAATGAAGTGAAAAACGTTTATCTTTAATGCTAGAAAATCGTGAAAGCTGATGTATTTCACGTCAAAGAAAATGAGGTGTTCCAATTATCATTTTTTATGATAAAAACAAAAAACCTGTTTTTAACAATGAAATATTTGATTATGTAATTGATTTAGTAGCAAAACACGGTTCTGATATTTGATACGAAAAACCTGCTAATGAACTTTTACCTAAAAAATTTAGAGGATTAGGTTTTAGTAAAGAAAATGATATTATGGATGTTTGATTTGATTCAGGATCAACTTCAATAAGCATTAAACCTAGTGGTTTAGAAGCACCTTTTGATTTGTATTTAGAAGGAAGTGACCAATACCGTGGTTGATTTAATAGCTCTTTAATAAACTCAGTTGCTTGACGTAATAAGTCACCTTTTAAAGCATTAGTTTCACATGGCTTTGTGCTTGATGGTAAGGGCAATAAAATGTCTAAATCTAAAGGCAATGTTGTTGATCCTTTAGATGTTATTAACAAATATGGTGCTGATATTTTAAGAATGTGAGTTGCAAACTCTGAATATACAAGTGATGTTTCAATTGATGATAAAATCATTCAACAAAACATAGAAATTTACCGTAAAATAAGAAATACAATTAAATTTATGCTTGGTGGTTTAAATGATTATACTTATCAAGAAATTAAACTAGATTCTGTACATGAACTTATGTATGAAAGAATTTTAAAATTAGAAAATACATTATTAAAATTTTATGAAGAATATAAGTTTTTAAACATTATTAAAGAAATTAATAATTTTATTATTGATTTCAGTGGCTATTACATTTCAATTACGAAAGATATTTTATATTTAGAATCCAAAAATTCAAATGAACGTTTACAAGTTCAATTTATCTTTTACAAATTAACAGAACTTTTAATTAAAGCATTAGCTCCAATTTTACCAATTACTTGTGAAGAAATATATTCATATTTCCCTGCAAAAAACAAAGTTGAGTCAATTCATTTATTAAATTTCTTAAAACATAATGAAATAAAAACCACCTTAGAAGAAAAATGAGCTGAATTTTTTGCATTAAAAGATGAAATTTATCGTTTAATTGAACAAAAAATTCAAAGTCAAGAAATTAAACGTCAAAATGAAGCAGAAATTTTTGTAAATTCTAAGTCTAGTTTTATTAAATCATTAGATTTAGTTAAATTATTGATGGTTGCAAAAGTAAATTTTGCTAATATTAATAAAGTACAAAAATTGGAAAACTCATATAAGTGTTTAAGATGTTGAAACCATTTTGAAGCAAAAGATTTCGATAAAAATTTAGAAATATGTATGCGTTGTAAGAAGGTAATTAATGGCAAATAG
- the rplU gene encoding 50S ribosomal protein L21: MFAIIETGGKQILVKVGDTIFIEKIEGKEGDKVKFDKVLAIDEKIGSPYLKAVSVSGKIEKQGKAKKIVVYRHNAKSTHKRKLGHRQPYTRVKILAIEGAK, translated from the coding sequence ATGTTTGCTATCATTGAAACTGGTGGAAAACAAATTCTTGTTAAAGTTGGAGACACTATCTTTATCGAAAAAATTGAAGGTAAAGAAGGTGACAAAGTTAAATTTGACAAAGTTTTAGCAATTGATGAAAAAATTGGTTCACCATATTTAAAAGCAGTTTCTGTTTCAGGAAAAATTGAAAAACAAGGTAAAGCTAAAAAAATAGTGGTTTACCGTCATAATGCAAAATCAACACATAAGCGTAAATTAGGACACCGTCAACCTTATACCCGTGTAAAAATACTTGCAATTGAAGGAGCTAAATAA
- a CDS encoding AAA family ATPase, whose product MYIERNKYLKQLISLLNNKMIKIISGIRRCGKSFLLFEIFYSYLKSNVAKDEGYIIKLAFDILETKRLRDSLILPKYINEKIIDDDIYYILLDEKILEKHYTF is encoded by the coding sequence ATGTATATTGAAAGAAACAAATATTTAAAACAATTAATTTCTTTATTAAATAACAAAATGATAAAAATAATAAGTGGAATTAGAAGATGCGGAAAGTCATTTTTGCTATTTGAAATTTTTTATAGCTATCTAAAGAGTAATGTTGCAAAAGATGAAGGTTACATTATTAAATTAGCTTTTGACATTTTGGAAACTAAACGTCTTAGAGATTCATTGATATTACCAAAATACATTAATGAGAAAATTATTGATGATGATATTTATTATATATTGCTTGATGAAAAAATATTAGAGAAACATTATACTTTTTAA
- a CDS encoding signal peptidase II produces the protein MANSWGEKKRPRIFTKEFWKEYKWQNILINMAIYLGIFAILLLIDLLTKKYLYDENNLGNVKWQSPLLGIRSILHKGTTIEIGLTIPGLHTVSIIILLLTLAGSMLLKWKIYIWLIPGLAAIAAGACGNMVDRFIYQGVRDVFFIPWADTGTFNFADVCLIFGAIGFVVSTLIISLVEHYRHKKGDDANEENNTNTLEKLPETKDDSLNDSTSLNDNDSSLDNTN, from the coding sequence ATGGCAAATAGTTGAGGCGAGAAAAAAAGACCTAGAATTTTTACAAAAGAGTTTTGAAAAGAATACAAATGACAAAACATTTTAATTAATATGGCAATTTACTTAGGAATTTTTGCAATTTTACTGTTAATTGACTTATTAACTAAAAAATATTTGTATGATGAAAATAATCTAGGCAATGTTAAATGACAAAGTCCATTACTTGGAATTAGGTCTATTTTGCATAAAGGAACAACCATAGAAATTGGGCTAACAATTCCAGGGCTTCATACAGTAAGTATCATTATTTTATTGCTAACATTAGCAGGCTCTATGCTTTTAAAATGAAAGATTTATATTTGATTAATTCCAGGACTTGCTGCAATTGCTGCAGGAGCTTGTGGCAATATGGTTGATAGATTTATTTATCAAGGAGTTAGGGATGTTTTCTTTATTCCTTGAGCTGATACTGGAACATTTAATTTTGCTGATGTTTGTTTAATTTTTGGAGCAATTGGTTTTGTTGTATCAACTTTAATTATTAGTTTAGTTGAACATTATAGACACAAAAAAGGTGATGATGCTAATGAAGAAAATAACACAAATACCCTTGAAAAATTGCCCGAAACTAAGGATGATTCTTTAAATGATTCAACATCTTTAAATGATAATGATTCTTCTTTAGATAACACAAATTAA
- a CDS encoding CTP synthase encodes MKTRYIFVTGGVISGIGKGVCAASVGYLLKSHGYSVFSMKLDPYLNVTPGLLSPIEHGEVYVTQDGAETDLDLGYYERFIGTNLTYESSYTSGKLYKKLAEKEQNGEYNGKTLQVVPHFTNEIQNVILNIEKNYHPDFAIIEIGGTVGDLESNPFFYAIAQLSYMYPKNVYFIHVSYLPQLETTLDYKTKPTQHSITVLRSLGINPNMIFLRSHKKIDKESIEKISKISFVQTKNIVNIPDFKIIYQIPLYLQTKNIVKNICTHFNLKTNNANLSKWEDFVNKLKDKNRIEINLAMCGKYTAFEDAYKSIKEALVIASAYENVKINFKWIDLISLKQSEIKETLNKVDGIILLPGKGIEGWDNEVSCAKYARESNIPTLGICWGFQAMAYEFAKSINKNVKTIEFDALTDKNKDDFINEKVKTYNEIDYPVRIGNRKIIINKNTKAYEIYNKLVIEERHKHRFCIKPELFKKYENDDAKISATNENKNICEIFEITSHPFYIGVQYHPEYNVKPIQPEKLFTNFLIACKNGK; translated from the coding sequence ATGAAGACAAGATATATTTTCGTTACCGGTGGTGTAATTAGTGGAATTGGAAAAGGTGTTTGTGCCGCCTCTGTTGGATATTTATTAAAAAGTCATGGATATAGCGTTTTTTCAATGAAATTAGATCCATATTTAAATGTCACTCCTGGTCTTTTATCACCAATTGAACATGGTGAGGTTTATGTGACACAAGATGGTGCAGAAACTGATTTAGATTTAGGCTATTATGAAAGATTTATCGGAACTAATTTAACCTATGAATCTTCATATACTTCAGGTAAGCTTTATAAAAAATTAGCTGAAAAAGAACAGAATGGAGAATACAATGGTAAAACTTTACAAGTTGTTCCTCATTTCACTAATGAAATTCAAAATGTGATTTTAAACATTGAAAAAAATTACCATCCTGATTTTGCGATTATTGAAATTGGTGGGACTGTTGGAGATTTAGAAAGTAACCCATTTTTCTATGCAATTGCTCAACTTAGCTATATGTATCCTAAAAATGTTTATTTTATTCATGTTTCTTATTTACCGCAACTTGAAACAACACTTGATTATAAAACTAAACCTACACAACATTCAATTACAGTTTTAAGATCATTAGGAATTAACCCTAATATGATTTTTTTAAGATCTCATAAAAAGATTGATAAAGAATCTATTGAAAAAATTTCAAAAATTTCATTTGTTCAAACTAAAAATATTGTTAATATTCCTGATTTTAAAATCATTTATCAAATTCCACTTTATTTGCAAACTAAAAATATTGTTAAAAATATTTGCACACATTTTAATTTAAAAACTAATAATGCAAATTTGAGTAAATGGGAAGATTTTGTTAATAAACTTAAAGATAAAAACAGAATTGAAATTAATCTTGCAATGTGCGGAAAATATACCGCATTTGAAGATGCATACAAATCAATTAAAGAAGCTTTAGTAATTGCATCAGCTTATGAAAATGTTAAAATCAACTTTAAATGAATAGATTTAATTTCTTTAAAACAATCTGAAATCAAAGAAACATTAAATAAAGTTGATGGAATTATTCTTTTGCCAGGTAAAGGAATTGAAGGATGAGATAATGAAGTTTCCTGTGCAAAATATGCAAGAGAAAGCAATATCCCAACCTTAGGAATTTGCTGAGGATTTCAAGCAATGGCATATGAATTTGCTAAATCAATTAACAAAAATGTTAAGACCATTGAATTTGACGCATTAACTGATAAAAACAAAGATGATTTTATTAATGAAAAAGTAAAAACTTACAATGAAATTGATTATCCTGTAAGAATTGGAAATAGAAAAATTATCATTAATAAGAACACAAAAGCATATGAAATTTATAACAAATTAGTGATTGAAGAAAGACATAAACATAGATTTTGCATTAAACCCGAACTATTTAAAAAATATGAAAATGATGATGCAAAAATTTCTGCAACAAATGAAAATAAAAATATTTGTGAAATTTTTGAAATTACATCACATCCATTTTATATTGGTGTGCAATACCATCCAGAATATAATGTAAAACCTATACAACCTGAAAAACTTTTTACAAACTTTTTAATAGCATGCAAGAATGGAAAATAA